The window GCGGAGCCCGACGACGCGCCTGCCCTCGGCCTCGCCGAGCGGTGGGTCGACGGAGCGGACGAGGAAGGGCGTGGCGAGCCGGACCCGTTCGAGCGGCTGGCCGACGACGCGGGCCGTCAGGTGCTCGATGTAGAGGACGACGTCGGGAAGCTCGGGCATGCGCGGGTGCGCTGGAACGCGAGGCGCGGGGAAAGGTAATCTACGGCGATCGTGAGCGCCATCCGGGCATGAGGCTCCTCCTCGTCCAGCCGAGGCTCCGCGCCGCACCCGACGCCGACAACCTCGAGACCGTCCGCCGCCTGGTCGGCTCCTCGACGACCGTCGTGGCGCCGGACGACGTGCTGCTGCTCCCTGAGCACGTCGTGCCCCGCGGCGGCGCCGAGGCCTACGAGCGCGCGGTCGGCGACCTCGCGCGCGCCCTCGGCTGCCACGTCGTCGGCGGCTCGCATCATCAGGCGCGCGGCGACGGGGTGTTCAACGCCGGCGTCGCCTGCGCGCCGGACGGCGGCGTCGTCGGGCGCTACGAGAAGGTGCGGCCCTATTCCGGCGAACGCGAGAGCGTGCGTCCGGGGCGGTCGATCGGTGAGTTCACGATCGCGGGGCGGCGCATCCTCGTGCTCGTGTGCGCCGACTTCTGGTTCGCCGACGTGATCCTCGGCGCCAGCGCACTGCCCGACCTGCTGCTCGTCCCGGCGCTGTCGGTCACGCGCAAGCCGACGCCCGCGTACTCCCGCGCGCTCTGGCGTCACCTCGCCGTCTCCCGCGCCTACGAATACGGCGTGTACGTCGGCATCAGCGACTGGGCGCACGAGTCCAAGCTGCCGGCCCTTGCCGCCGCCGGTGTGGCGGGCTTCGCAGACCCGACCACCACCGAACCGGACGAGCTGTTCCGGCCGCTCGGCGCCTCACCGTTCGCGGTCCACGAGCTCGACTTCGACCGCCTCGAGGATTTTCGGCGCGACCGTCGGAGTCGAGGGTTCTTCTGGAAGGGCTGACTCAGGCCACGAGCTTCCGGTACTTGATCCGGTGCGGGCGCTCGGCCTCCGCGCCGAGCCGCCGGCGCCGGTCGGCCTCGTAGTCCTGGTAGTTGCCCTCGAACCAGACCGCGCGGCTCTCGCCCTCGAAGGCGAGGATGTGGGTGGCGATGCGGTCGAGGAACCAGCGGTCGTGGCTGACGATCACGGCGCAGCCGCCGAAGTCGACGAGCGCGTCCTCCACGGCGCGCAGCGTGTCGACGTCGAGGTCGTTGGTCGGCTCGTCGAGCAGGAGCACGTTGCCGCCGCTGCGCAGCAGCTTGGCGAGGTGCACGCGGTTCCGCTCGCCGCCGGAGAGGTCCTTCACCT is drawn from Deltaproteobacteria bacterium and contains these coding sequences:
- a CDS encoding carbon-nitrogen hydrolase family protein, which produces MRLLLVQPRLRAAPDADNLETVRRLVGSSTTVVAPDDVLLLPEHVVPRGGAEAYERAVGDLARALGCHVVGGSHHQARGDGVFNAGVACAPDGGVVGRYEKVRPYSGERESVRPGRSIGEFTIAGRRILVLVCADFWFADVILGASALPDLLLVPALSVTRKPTPAYSRALWRHLAVSRAYEYGVYVGISDWAHESKLPALAAAGVAGFADPTTTEPDELFRPLGASPFAVHELDFDRLEDFRRDRRSRGFFWKG